In the genome of Blastocatellia bacterium, the window AGTTTGATCTTGGCCACCGTATTGGTGACCTTGCGGGTGACAAACTCAAATCCCCGTCGCGGTGATTCGTGATTGAAGAGGATGCCGCTGATGGCATAGAGGCGATAGGCTTCTCGATAATTCCTCGTCAGGTGAAAGCCCGCCAGCTTGGAGACGCCGTAGGGCGATCGCGGATAGAAGGGGGATTGTTCGTTCTGGGGAGCGGCGACGTTACCGAACATCTCGCTCGACGCGGCAAAGTAGAAGCGACAGTGCGGAGCCCGATGCCGCAGCGCCGAGAGCACGTAGTGCGTCCCGTTGATGTTGGTGCTGATGGTGGAGAATTCGTCCTCGAACGAATAACTGACGAAGCTCTGCGCGGCCAGATGGTAACACTCATCCGGTTGGACTTCGTCCACAACGGCGAAGACGCTGGCATAGCTATCGAGCGAAGCAGCATGAAGAATCACTTTGTCGAGAATATGACGAATCCGCCAGAGCCGGTGCTCCGGGTCTTCGATGGCGACGCGCCGCACCAGACCGTGAACTTCGTAGCCCTTTTCCAGAAGAAAC includes:
- a CDS encoding GDP-mannose 4,6-dehydratase; the protein is MKRALITGITGQDGSYLAEFLLEKGYEVHGLVRRVAIEDPEHRLWRIRHILDKVILHAASLDSYASVFAVVDEVQPDECYHLAAQSFVSYSFEDEFSTISTNINGTHYVLSALRHRAPHCRFYFAASSEMFGNVAAPQNEQSPFYPRSPYGVSKLAGFHLTRNYREAYRLYAISGILFNHESPRRGFEFVTRKVTNTVAKIKLGLAQELRLGNLEARRDWGYAGDYVKAMWLMLQQDEPEDYVIATGETHSVRELVEVAFSHVGLDWQPYVKIDERLYRPAEIYELRGDYSKAKKKLGWEPTTTFAELIRMMVDADLAALSAGR